The Streptomyces cynarae genome contains a region encoding:
- a CDS encoding acyl-ACP desaturase, with product MTITSPHLGSPSVWTDARLLYALEEVVENELNRHLKVARDWMPHEYVPWGDGRNFPGFFEDGVAWEKEQSKVTDIGRIALVVNLLTEDNLPSYHHEIATLFGRDGAWGTWVHRWTAEEGRHGIVMRDYLLASRAVDPDQLERFRMAHMSEGFESDNRHSMLHSVAYVAFQELATRISHRNTGHQSGDPVCDRMLARIATDENLHMVFYRNLLKAAFEIAPDLTMQAVRDVVVGFRMPGHGIPGFERAAAQMAIGEVYNLRIHHDDVLQPVLRFLKVLQIDGLGPEGLRAQEELGLFMDGLDSEATRFDEKLATRKARMAARAEA from the coding sequence GTGACGATCACCTCTCCCCACCTCGGCAGCCCCTCCGTCTGGACCGACGCGCGGCTGCTGTACGCCCTGGAGGAAGTGGTCGAGAACGAGCTGAACCGGCATCTGAAGGTAGCCAGGGACTGGATGCCGCACGAGTACGTCCCCTGGGGCGACGGCCGCAACTTCCCGGGCTTCTTCGAGGACGGTGTGGCCTGGGAGAAGGAGCAGTCGAAGGTCACCGACATCGGCCGGATCGCGCTGGTCGTCAATCTTCTGACGGAGGACAACCTCCCCAGCTACCACCACGAGATCGCCACGCTGTTCGGCCGCGACGGCGCGTGGGGCACCTGGGTGCACCGCTGGACGGCGGAGGAGGGCCGGCACGGCATCGTGATGCGGGACTACCTGCTCGCCTCCCGCGCTGTCGACCCCGACCAGCTGGAACGTTTCCGCATGGCGCACATGAGTGAGGGCTTCGAGTCGGACAACCGGCACTCGATGCTTCACTCCGTCGCCTACGTCGCCTTCCAGGAGCTGGCGACCCGCATCTCGCACCGCAACACCGGCCACCAGTCCGGCGACCCGGTCTGCGACCGGATGCTGGCCCGCATCGCGACCGACGAGAACCTGCACATGGTGTTCTACCGGAACCTGCTGAAGGCCGCGTTCGAGATCGCACCCGACCTGACCATGCAGGCGGTGCGGGACGTCGTGGTGGGCTTTCGCATGCCCGGCCACGGCATCCCCGGCTTCGAGCGCGCCGCCGCGCAGATGGCGATCGGCGAGGTCTACAACCTGCGCATCCACCACGACGACGTGCTCCAGCCGGTGCTCCGCTTCCTGAAGGTCCTGCAGATCGACGGCCTGGGGCCCGAAGGCCTCCGGGCTCAGGAGGAACTCGGCCTGTTCATGGACGGCCTCGACAGCGAGGCCACGCGGTTCGACGAGAAGCTGGCCACCCGCAAGGCCCGGATGGCGGCCAGGGCCGAGGCGTAA
- a CDS encoding VOC family protein: MLTTRFVNGAPNWLDIGTPDIDGANSFYGDLFGWRFQSAGPDAGGYGFFQLSGRTAAGGMQTTPEQGPPSWTVYFQSADAEATAKAAEQSGGSVLMRPMDVMGEGHMAVLADTAGVPFGIWQPGRTKGIEVAGDPGSLCWVELYTPDIARAAAFYRQVLGWETEGVPFPGGTYTCINPEGGGRDDMFGGLVPLADDPTEAEVGAHFLPYFEVADTDATVSQAQELGGSVQVPAADIEGVGRIARLADPYGARFAVIKSAPPQPQQS; encoded by the coding sequence ATGCTCACCACCCGTTTCGTCAACGGCGCTCCGAACTGGCTCGACATCGGCACCCCGGACATCGACGGCGCCAACTCCTTCTACGGCGACCTCTTCGGCTGGCGGTTCCAGTCGGCGGGCCCCGACGCCGGCGGCTACGGCTTCTTCCAACTGTCCGGCAGGACCGCGGCCGGCGGTATGCAGACCACCCCGGAGCAGGGGCCGCCGTCCTGGACCGTCTACTTCCAGAGTGCCGACGCGGAGGCCACGGCCAAGGCGGCCGAGCAATCCGGGGGCAGCGTGCTCATGCGGCCCATGGACGTGATGGGTGAGGGTCACATGGCCGTCCTCGCCGATACGGCCGGCGTGCCGTTCGGCATCTGGCAACCGGGCCGCACCAAGGGCATCGAGGTGGCCGGCGACCCGGGCTCGTTGTGCTGGGTCGAGCTGTACACGCCGGACATCGCCCGCGCCGCCGCGTTCTACCGCCAGGTGCTCGGCTGGGAGACCGAGGGCGTCCCCTTCCCCGGCGGCACCTACACGTGCATCAACCCGGAGGGCGGCGGCCGGGACGACATGTTCGGCGGCCTCGTCCCGCTGGCCGACGACCCCACGGAAGCGGAGGTCGGTGCGCACTTCCTGCCGTACTTCGAGGTCGCGGACACGGACGCCACGGTGAGCCAGGCGCAGGAGCTGGGCGGCAGCGTCCAGGTGCCCGCGGCGGACATCGAAGGGGTGGGTCGTATCGCCCGGCTCGCCGACCCGTACGGAGCCCGCTTCGCGGTGATCAAGAGCGCACCGCCGCAGCCGCAGCAGAGCTGA
- a CDS encoding WhiB family transcriptional regulator yields the protein MHIEAIIASDIPWQAQALCAQTGGDFFFPEPGSSVREAKRICGLCESRAACLEYALAHDERFGVWGGLSEKERLQLRRTPDSK from the coding sequence ATGCACATCGAAGCGATCATCGCGTCCGACATCCCCTGGCAGGCCCAGGCGCTCTGTGCGCAGACGGGGGGCGATTTCTTCTTCCCCGAGCCGGGCAGTTCGGTGCGGGAGGCGAAGCGTATCTGCGGGCTGTGCGAGAGCCGTGCCGCGTGTCTCGAATACGCGCTCGCCCACGACGAACGGTTCGGCGTCTGGGGCGGGCTGTCCGAGAAGGAGCGGCTGCAACTGAGGCGGACGCCGGACAGCAAGTGA
- a CDS encoding glycoside hydrolase family 64 protein, with translation MISRRAFLSAATAAATSPAWSAALAPSTAQAAPATCQLALRNASLPGTVRAYVTGHEQSTGNWMLLRADGSVYRPGSPSAPHSPLPVDCAIPLGPAGSPPTVLTLPQMYGARIYFVRDAALDFFLNPGPALVEPAFATPADPNYGKTWSFCEFTFNSAQLYANISYVDLVTALPIGLTLEGDATHTVAPLPDGAVDRIASALSAQAAKDGQPWDKLVIHGSDGKVLRAVSPQNLMAPYFGQPDRMPFRELWTAYIDQVWDKYRATDLRIDLQGGRGVFTGRVTGDTLTFTGGHTFSKPTSRDVFTCDHGPFANNPGDPDDKKALLARLAAGFNRSLMLTHPYQPNGLTSADYYRGAVTNHWARCVHANSPIGYAFPYDDVRPDGQPDVSGAAYDGNPRRFTVTVGS, from the coding sequence GTGATATCGCGCCGAGCGTTTCTGTCGGCGGCCACCGCGGCCGCCACCTCCCCCGCCTGGTCGGCCGCCCTCGCCCCCAGCACCGCCCAGGCGGCCCCCGCCACCTGCCAACTCGCCCTCCGCAACGCCTCGTTGCCTGGCACCGTCCGGGCGTACGTCACGGGACACGAGCAGTCGACCGGCAACTGGATGCTCCTGCGCGCCGACGGCAGCGTCTACCGGCCGGGCTCCCCCTCCGCGCCGCACAGCCCGCTCCCCGTCGACTGCGCGATCCCCCTGGGCCCCGCGGGCTCGCCCCCCACCGTGCTGACGCTTCCCCAGATGTACGGTGCCAGGATCTACTTCGTGCGGGACGCCGCCCTCGACTTCTTCCTCAACCCGGGCCCGGCCCTGGTGGAGCCCGCCTTCGCCACCCCCGCCGACCCCAACTACGGCAAGACCTGGTCGTTCTGCGAGTTCACCTTCAACTCGGCGCAGCTGTACGCGAACATCAGCTATGTCGACCTGGTGACCGCCCTCCCGATCGGACTCACCCTGGAGGGCGACGCCACCCACACCGTCGCACCGCTCCCCGACGGCGCCGTGGACCGGATCGCCTCGGCCCTTTCGGCCCAGGCCGCGAAGGACGGGCAGCCCTGGGACAAGCTGGTCATCCACGGCTCGGACGGCAAGGTGCTACGCGCCGTCTCCCCGCAGAACCTGATGGCACCGTACTTCGGCCAACCCGACCGGATGCCGTTCCGCGAACTGTGGACCGCCTACATCGACCAGGTCTGGGACAAGTACCGCGCCACGGACCTGAGGATCGACCTCCAGGGGGGCCGGGGCGTGTTCACCGGCCGGGTCACCGGCGACACGCTCACCTTCACGGGCGGGCACACCTTCTCCAAGCCCACCTCCAGGGACGTCTTCACCTGCGACCACGGGCCGTTCGCCAACAACCCGGGCGACCCCGACGACAAAAAGGCTCTGCTCGCGCGTCTCGCCGCCGGCTTCAACCGCTCGCTGATGCTCACCCACCCGTACCAGCCGAACGGCCTGACCAGCGCGGACTACTACCGGGGCGCGGTGACCAACCACTGGGCGCGCTGCGTGCACGCGAACTCGCCGATCGGGTACGCGTTCCCGTACGACGACGTGCGTCCGGACGGTCAGCCGGACGTGTCGGGGGCGGCGTACGACGGGAACCCACGCCGGTTCACGGTGACGGTCGGTTCATGA
- a CDS encoding LacI family DNA-binding transcriptional regulator, with translation MTETAPRPTLEAVAARAGVSRATVSRVVNGGDGVREPLVERVRRAVEELGYVPNQAARSLVTKRHDAVAVVIAEPETRVFADPFFALQLRGISKELTAHDSQLVLLLTEGRADHARVGRYLAGGHVDGALVFSLHLDDPLPELVQRAGVPTVFGGRPGWGDGTGSAVYVDSDNRGGAREAVRHLVGLGRRRIAHITGALDQTSAVDRLDGFRDVMVDADPGLVVEGDFTPAGGERAMRELLGRCPDLDAVFAANDLSASGALRVLRDEGRRVPDDVAVIGFDDMLPVAEQTDPPLTTVRQDIEEMGRLMARLLLRGLDRRAEDPGVGGVPSSVVLPTTLVRRASA, from the coding sequence GTGACCGAGACCGCGCCGCGCCCCACGCTGGAGGCCGTGGCTGCCCGGGCCGGGGTCTCCCGGGCGACGGTGTCCCGCGTCGTCAACGGCGGCGACGGAGTGCGCGAACCCCTCGTCGAGCGGGTGCGCCGAGCCGTGGAGGAACTCGGGTACGTGCCGAACCAGGCCGCGCGCAGCCTGGTCACCAAGCGGCACGACGCGGTCGCGGTCGTGATCGCCGAGCCGGAGACCCGGGTCTTCGCGGACCCCTTCTTCGCCCTGCAACTACGCGGCATCAGCAAGGAACTGACGGCCCACGACTCCCAGCTCGTCCTGCTGCTGACGGAGGGCCGCGCCGACCACGCCCGGGTCGGCCGCTATCTCGCAGGCGGGCACGTCGACGGCGCGCTCGTCTTCTCGCTGCACCTCGACGACCCGCTGCCCGAGCTGGTGCAGCGGGCCGGGGTGCCCACCGTGTTCGGCGGGCGGCCGGGCTGGGGCGACGGCACCGGCAGCGCCGTCTACGTCGACAGCGACAACCGCGGCGGTGCCCGCGAGGCCGTGCGCCATCTCGTGGGGCTCGGCCGCCGCCGTATCGCGCACATCACCGGCGCCCTCGACCAGACGTCCGCAGTGGACCGACTCGACGGGTTCCGCGACGTGATGGTCGACGCCGACCCGGGGCTCGTCGTGGAGGGGGACTTCACGCCGGCGGGTGGCGAACGGGCGATGCGGGAGCTGCTGGGCCGCTGCCCGGACCTGGACGCCGTGTTCGCCGCCAACGACCTGAGCGCCTCGGGCGCCCTGCGGGTGCTGCGCGACGAGGGCCGCCGGGTGCCCGACGACGTCGCCGTCATCGGCTTCGACGACATGCTGCCGGTCGCCGAACAGACCGACCCGCCGCTGACGACGGTCCGCCAGGACATCGAGGAGATGGGGCGTTTGATGGCCCGCCTCCTGCTGCGCGGCCTCGACCGGCGCGCTGAAGATCCGGGAGTGGGCGGTGTGCCGTCGAGCGTGGTGCTGCCGACGACGCTGGTACGGCGTGCGTCGGCGTGA
- the ddaH gene encoding dimethylargininase, producing MPSKKALIRRPSPRLAEGLVTHIEREKVDVDRALEQWEAYARTLREHGWETIEVEPADDCPDSVFVEDTVVMYKNVALITRPGAESRREETAGVEEAVARLGCSVNWIWEPGTLDGGDVLKIDDTIYVGRGGRTNAAAVRQMRAVFEPLGARVVPVPVTKVLHLKSAVTALPDGTVIGHVPLVDKPSLFPRFLPVPEEPGAHVVLLGGDRLLMSAAAPKTADLLADLGHEPVLVDIGEFEKLEGCVTCLSVRLRELYG from the coding sequence GTGCCCAGCAAGAAGGCCCTCATCCGCCGACCCAGCCCGCGCCTGGCCGAGGGGCTGGTGACCCACATCGAGCGGGAGAAGGTCGACGTCGATCGCGCGCTCGAGCAGTGGGAGGCGTACGCGCGGACGCTGCGCGAGCACGGCTGGGAGACGATCGAGGTCGAACCGGCCGACGACTGCCCGGACTCGGTGTTCGTCGAGGACACGGTGGTGATGTACAAGAATGTCGCACTGATCACGCGACCGGGCGCCGAGTCACGGCGCGAGGAGACGGCGGGCGTCGAGGAGGCCGTGGCCCGGCTGGGCTGTTCGGTGAACTGGATCTGGGAGCCGGGCACCCTCGACGGGGGCGACGTCCTGAAGATCGACGACACGATCTACGTCGGCCGCGGCGGACGCACCAACGCGGCCGCCGTCCGGCAGATGCGCGCGGTGTTCGAACCACTGGGCGCCCGAGTGGTCCCGGTGCCCGTCACGAAGGTGCTGCACCTGAAGTCGGCGGTCACCGCGCTGCCCGACGGAACGGTCATCGGCCATGTGCCGCTGGTGGACAAGCCGTCGCTGTTCCCGCGCTTCCTTCCGGTGCCGGAGGAGCCCGGGGCGCACGTCGTGCTGCTCGGCGGCGACAGGCTGCTCATGTCGGCCGCAGCGCCGAAGACGGCGGACCTGCTCGCCGACCTCGGTCATGAACCGGTCCTGGTGGACATCGGCGAGTTCGAGAAGCTCGAGGGATGTGTGACGTGCCTGTCGGTGCGGCTGCGGGAGTTGTACGGCTGA